Proteins encoded in a region of the Nitrospiria bacterium genome:
- a CDS encoding ABC transporter permease encodes MATKQQSTWEQFWRRFRRNRPALAGSLIVLSVLIIALLAPILSPYDPAYIDVKMILVGPTPSHPLGTDDLGRDVLSRMIWGSRISLVVGFVAVGILIGIGTLIGAVAGYYGGWPDDILMQLVDIMLSVPTFFLILAVIAFVGPNIWNVMIIIGATSWMGVARFVRGEFLALKEVDYVRAARALGAKDWRIIFFHILPNAMSPVYVSAVLGVAGAILVESSLSFLGLGVQPPTPSWGNIITSGKDMIDIAWWLTLFPGLAILITVLGYNLLGEGLQDALNPRLKE; translated from the coding sequence ATGGCGACAAAGCAACAGTCAACATGGGAACAATTCTGGAGACGATTCAGGAGAAATCGGCCCGCCCTTGCGGGCTCTCTAATCGTTCTGTCCGTCTTGATCATCGCACTCCTGGCCCCCATTCTGTCGCCTTACGATCCAGCCTATATTGATGTGAAAATGATTTTAGTCGGGCCGACTCCCTCCCATCCCCTTGGAACCGACGACTTGGGACGAGACGTCTTAAGCCGGATGATCTGGGGTTCGCGGATCTCGCTGGTGGTAGGATTCGTCGCGGTCGGAATCTTGATCGGGATCGGCACTCTCATCGGCGCCGTCGCGGGTTACTACGGCGGCTGGCCCGACGATATTCTCATGCAACTCGTAGACATCATGCTTTCCGTACCGACATTCTTCCTCATTTTAGCCGTAATCGCCTTCGTCGGACCGAATATCTGGAACGTCATGATCATCATCGGAGCCACAAGTTGGATGGGCGTGGCCCGTTTTGTGCGCGGAGAATTCCTGGCCTTAAAAGAGGTGGACTATGTCAGAGCGGCGCGGGCGCTAGGCGCGAAAGATTGGAGGATCATTTTTTTTCACATTCTTCCCAACGCGATGTCCCCGGTTTATGTCTCGGCCGTGCTGGGCGTCGCGGGAGCCATCCTCGTCGAATCCTCCTTGAGCTTCCTGGGTCTCGGTGTCCAACCGCCGACGCCGAGCTGGGGGAATATTATCACTTCCGGAAAAGATATGATCGATATTGCCTGGTGGCTTACCCTCTTTCCCGGTCTCGCCATTCTGATCACCGTCCTGGGCTACAACCTGCTCGGGGAAGGCCTCCAAGATGCCTTGAATCCGAGACTTAAGGAGTAA